A single genomic interval of Carassius gibelio isolate Cgi1373 ecotype wild population from Czech Republic chromosome A22, carGib1.2-hapl.c, whole genome shotgun sequence harbors:
- the LOC127942859 gene encoding uncharacterized protein LOC127942859 isoform X2, which produces MNFHFILLSVYLFFPEHGRSGVETDEVLVLVMEGDSVTLHTGIKKTQEDRIRWYFNETRIAQINGDPSKTCTDVQCNKGTERFRDRLKLDHQTGSLTIRNTRTTDLGVYQLKIFSSSSIREKTFSVSVRGVSAAEREDMMRKSVKEGESVTLDPAVMKNPNDVMTWYFNDTRLAQITGEPNKTCTDFHCPERFRDRLKLDHQTGSLTITNTRTTDSGLYKLQISSSGHRRRRSISSVKSFDVTVINSGVSPAAVAGVCVVLLLVSAAAAVIYHRHRRTFVPDSETSHSMTKHLTF; this is translated from the exons ggaGATCTGGTGTTGAGACTGATGAAGTGCTGGTGttagtgatggagggagattcagtcactcttcACACTGGTATTAAAAAAACCCAGGAAGACAGAATCAGATGGTATTTCAATGAGACTCGCATCGCTCAAATTAATGGAGATCCCAGTAAGACCTGTACAGATGTCCAGTGTAATAAAGgtactgagagattcagagacagactgaagctggatcatcagactggatctctgaccatcaggaacaccagaaccacagattTGGGAGTTTATCAACTGAAGatcttcagcagcagcagcatcagagAAAAGACATTCAGCGTTTCTGTCCGTG gtgtttctGCTGCTGAACGAGAAGACATGATGAGAAagtcagtgaaggagggagaatCTGTCACTTTAGATCCTGCCGTAATGAAGAACCCAAATGATGTGATGACGTGGTATTTTAATGACACTCGCCTCGCTCAGATCACCGGAGAGCCCAATAAGACCTGCACAGATTTTCATTGTCCTGAGAGATTTAGAGAccgactgaagctggatcatcagactggatctctgacgatcacaaacaccagaaccacagactctggactttataaactacAGATCAGCAGCAGTGGTCATCGTCGTCGCCGCAGCATCAGCAGTGTAAAGAGCTTCGACGTTACTGTCATCA ATTCAGGTGTGTCTCCAGCTGCTGTAGCAGGAGTATGTGTTGTTCTTCTGCTGGTGTCTGCAGCAGCTGCTGTGATTTACCATCGCCACAGGAG gacATTCGTGCCAGATTCAGAAACTTCTCACTCAATGACAAAGCACCTTACTTTTTAA